Within the Granulicella sibirica genome, the region CGCCGAGACGGGTGACAGCTCCGAGCTGACCCTCGACCGCATCATCTCGCTCGGTCTGCTCCGCAAGAAGAACGCCCTGATCAAGGTGCTCAACAACGGCGAGATCACCACCGCGATCACCGTGCACGCGCACAAGTTTTCGAAGACAGCCAAGGAAGCCATCGAGAAGGCTGGCGGCCAGGCCATCGTCATCGCGTAAACTGTTCTGAACGAAACAATGTCTGAAGCCAGTACGGGTCTCCCGTACTGGCCTTTCTCATCCGAATTCCAGCCGGTTCAGCCGACCAGAGGTCCCCTTCTCCGATGTTTGAGAAAATTGCCAACATCTTCCGCATCCCGGACCTACGCAACCGAGTCCTCTTCACCCTCGGCCTGCTTGCCGTCTACCGCCTCGGTGCGCACATCCCCACCCCAGGTATCAACGCCGACCTGCTCGCCCAGTTCTTCAACCAGAACTCCGGCTCCGCGCTCGGCCTCGTCGACCTCTTCTCAGGCGGAAACCTCCGCAAGCTGACCGTCTTCGCGCTCGGCATCATGCCCTACATCACCGCCTCCATCATCTTCCAGCTGCTTACGGTCATCTATGAGCCGCTCGCGAAGCTGCAGAAGGAAGGCGAGATGGGCCGCCGCAAGATCACCCAGTGGACCCGTTACGTCACGGTTCTCCTCGCGATCGTTCAGTCCTTCGCCATCGCCCTCACGCTGACCAACACCAGCACCGGTCAGTCGATGGTGACGATCAACAAGTACGAGTTCATCCCGATGTGCGTCATCACCCTGACCACCGGGACGGCGTTCATCATGTGGCTCGGCGAGCAGATTACCGAACGCGGCATCGGCAACGGCATGTCGCTGTTGATCTTCACCGGTATCGTCGTCGGCCTCCCTAAGGGCATCGCCGAACTCTACGACAAGGCCACCACAAGCGCATGGGGCGGACTCACCCCGATCATCCTCGTGCTTCTCATCGTCGCCATGGTGGGTGTCGTAGCCTTCATCATCTTTGTCGAGCGCTCTGAACGCCGCATCCCGGTCCAATACGCCAAGCGCGTCGTCGGGCGCAAGATGATGGGCGGTCAATCGACTCACCTTCCGCTCAAGGTCAACTCGGGCGGAGTCATGCCGGTCATCTTCGCCAGCTCGATCCTTTCGGCCCCCCTTCTGTTCGCCGGCATGAGCTTCTTCGGTAGTGGCCCGCTCAAGGACACCCGCTTCTTCGGCCCGATCCTTCAGGGCCTCGCACCCGGTGAGCCCTGGTACGAGCTCCTCTACATCGTCGCCATCATCTTCTTCGCCTACTTCTACATCTCGATCGTCTTCCGTCCAGACGACATCGCGGACAACATGCGGAAGTACGGCGGCTTCATTCCTGGCATTCGTCCCGGCAAGCGCACGTCGGACTTCATCAACGACGTCCTGACGCGCATTACGCTCGTCGGAGCGATTTACCTGATCATCATCTCGATTATTCCGACGATCCTGATAAGTGGTATTCACTTCAACCACCTTTGGCTCATCGGACCCGTCTTCGACCGGCTCCCGACCTGGACGACGCAGGGTCTCGGCGTGAATTTCTACTTCGGAGGCACGTCGCTCCTGATCGTGGTCGGCGTTGCAATGGACACCGTGAACCAGATCGAATCGCAGCTCATCATGCGCCACTATGACGGCTTCTCTCCAAAGAGCGGCCGCATCCGCGGACGCCGCAGTTGGTAGTTGTAACCGCCGATTCGTGGATCGTTCAGGATTCGCAAATCATCGGAAATCTGAACCGTTTTGCTTAAGGGCACGGCTTTAGCCGTGCCACTTGAGCGTTTAGAGCACAGGGGGCTTTAGCCACCTGAGGTACGCTCTCCAAAACCCCACAGGACCCCGGAACGTTGACCAGCACACACAACACGGTATTAGAGCCCTTCGCCCCCGGACCAGTCCTTCTCCTCGGAGCTCCTGGCGTCGGCAAAGGCACGCAGGCCAAGCAGCTCATGGCCGCCTTCGGAATCCCTCAGATCTCCACCGGCGACCTCTTCCGCGCGCACCTCAAGAACCACACTCCCCTCGGCATCCTCGCGGAAGGCCTGATGAAGCAGGGAAAGCTCGTTCCCGATGACCTCGTCAACCAGATGGTCGCCGAGCGTCTTACGCATCCCGATACGCACAGCGGCTACATCCTCGACGGCTTCCCCCGCACCCTCGCTCAGGCCGAATGGCTCGACAGCAGCCTTTCCGCCTCGAACGACGCCGTCCCCGTCGTCGCCATCAGTATCAGCGTCGACGACACTCAACTCCTCCAGCGCATCACCGGCCGCCGCATCTCGCCAGCCGGCCGCATCTACAACATCTACTCGAATCCGCCGAGAGTTCCTGGGCACTGCGACGTCGATGGGACGCTCCTTACCCAGCGCACCGACGACACCGAAGAGGTCTTTCACGAGCGTATGCGCACCTTCCGCGCCCAGACGGCGCCGGTCATCGACCACTACAGGGCCCAGGGCCGCTTCGAAGAGGTAGATGGCTCGCTCGCGGTCGAAGAGGTCACGGCCGCCATCCACGGAACGCTTATTCGCCTCCGCGCTGCGGCTCAGCAGGAGAAGGCGTAGCTATGGCCATCATGATCAAGTCGCCAGGTGAGATCGAGAAGATGCGCCACTCCGGCCGTCTCCTCCGCCAGGTCCACGACTATATCGCTCCCTACGTTGTAGCCGGAGCATCCACCATGGACCTCGAACTGGCCGCCATGCGCAAGATCGACGAGTTCAAAGCCATCGCCGCCTTCAAGGGCTACCACGGCTTCCCCGCCGCGCTGTGCACCTCGCTCAACGAAGAAGTCGTTCATGGCATGCCGAACGAGAAGCGCGTCCTCAAAGACGGTGACATCCTCTCGATCGACTGCGGCCTTATCGTCGACGGCTTCTACTCCGACGCCGCCGTCACCTACGCCATCGGCAAACCCACACCCGCCGTACGCAAGCTCCTCGATGTCACCAAGGCTTCCCTCGAACAAGCCATTCAGGAAGCCCAGGTCGGAGGGCGCCTTGGCGACATCTCCGCTGCCGTTCAGGAGATGTGTGAGGCCGAGGGTTTTGGTGTAGTCAAGGAGTTCGTCGGACACGGT harbors:
- the secY gene encoding preprotein translocase subunit SecY; this encodes MFEKIANIFRIPDLRNRVLFTLGLLAVYRLGAHIPTPGINADLLAQFFNQNSGSALGLVDLFSGGNLRKLTVFALGIMPYITASIIFQLLTVIYEPLAKLQKEGEMGRRKITQWTRYVTVLLAIVQSFAIALTLTNTSTGQSMVTINKYEFIPMCVITLTTGTAFIMWLGEQITERGIGNGMSLLIFTGIVVGLPKGIAELYDKATTSAWGGLTPIILVLLIVAMVGVVAFIIFVERSERRIPVQYAKRVVGRKMMGGQSTHLPLKVNSGGVMPVIFASSILSAPLLFAGMSFFGSGPLKDTRFFGPILQGLAPGEPWYELLYIVAIIFFAYFYISIVFRPDDIADNMRKYGGFIPGIRPGKRTSDFINDVLTRITLVGAIYLIIISIIPTILISGIHFNHLWLIGPVFDRLPTWTTQGLGVNFYFGGTSLLIVVGVAMDTVNQIESQLIMRHYDGFSPKSGRIRGRRSW
- a CDS encoding adenylate kinase, producing MTSTHNTVLEPFAPGPVLLLGAPGVGKGTQAKQLMAAFGIPQISTGDLFRAHLKNHTPLGILAEGLMKQGKLVPDDLVNQMVAERLTHPDTHSGYILDGFPRTLAQAEWLDSSLSASNDAVPVVAISISVDDTQLLQRITGRRISPAGRIYNIYSNPPRVPGHCDVDGTLLTQRTDDTEEVFHERMRTFRAQTAPVIDHYRAQGRFEEVDGSLAVEEVTAAIHGTLIRLRAAAQQEKA
- the map gene encoding type I methionyl aminopeptidase; the protein is MAIMIKSPGEIEKMRHSGRLLRQVHDYIAPYVVAGASTMDLELAAMRKIDEFKAIAAFKGYHGFPAALCTSLNEEVVHGMPNEKRVLKDGDILSIDCGLIVDGFYSDAAVTYAIGKPTPAVRKLLDVTKASLEQAIQEAQVGGRLGDISAAVQEMCEAEGFGVVKEFVGHGIGKNMHEDPQVPNYGPRGKGPRLKAGMVLAIEPMINLGKPEVRVLADGWTAVTVDGSYSAHFEHTVAITDKGPQVLTR